The following proteins are encoded in a genomic region of Roseinatronobacter sp. S2:
- the phoU gene encoding phosphate signaling complex protein PhoU, translating to MKPHTLSSFDRDLDAIRLNVLTMGGQVEDAILNASRALEGRDEDLAAQVVQGDKLIDASEEEINAQVVRLLALRQPQADDLRAAVAVMKMAGELERLGDYAKNMAKRVPVLISSPVIDGAAGALRRQSRLVGQMLKDMLDAFSRMDAGLARDVIARDVEVDDMTNALFREFITHMMEDPRNITPCLHYVFIAKNIERMGDLVTHGAEQVIFVAEGRPAEAREKGHSTALIDTPKE from the coding sequence ATGAAACCGCATACGCTTTCGTCTTTTGACCGTGATCTTGACGCGATCCGTCTGAATGTCCTGACGATGGGCGGGCAGGTGGAGGATGCGATCCTGAACGCCTCGCGCGCGTTGGAGGGGCGGGACGAGGATCTGGCGGCGCAGGTTGTGCAGGGCGACAAGCTGATTGATGCGTCTGAAGAGGAGATTAACGCGCAGGTTGTGCGCCTTCTGGCGCTGCGCCAGCCGCAGGCGGATGATCTGCGCGCGGCCGTGGCGGTGATGAAAATGGCGGGCGAGCTGGAGCGTCTGGGCGATTACGCCAAGAACATGGCCAAGCGTGTGCCGGTGCTGATTTCATCGCCTGTGATTGACGGGGCCGCAGGTGCGCTGCGGCGCCAGTCGCGTCTGGTGGGCCAGATGCTGAAGGACATGCTGGATGCATTTTCGCGCATGGATGCGGGCCTTGCACGCGATGTGATTGCGCGCGATGTCGAAGTGGATGACATGACCAATGCGCTGTTTCGCGAATTCATCACGCATATGATGGAAGACCCGCGCAATATCACGCCCTGCCTGCATTATGTGTTTATTGCCAAGAACATCGAACGGATGGGCGATCTGGTGACGCATGGGGCCGAGCAGGTGATTTTCGTGGCCGAGGGCCGCCCTGCGGAAGCGCGCGAGAAGGGCCATTCGACCGCCCTGATTGATACCCCGAAAGAGTGA
- the cobT gene encoding cobaltochelatase subunit CobT, translating to MNRTDNPADPFKKALSDATRTMADQREMTVTYSVDPPGVSGDTMRLPQVTRRMTREEVLLARGTADTLALRLRFHDDATHTRYLPEGQMARDLYQAMEDARCEAVGARHMPGTAKNIDARISHDATRKGYAQIRDRQDAPLPVAASYMIRELATGRTLPQGADQVLNLWRGFIEERAGGTLDGLESVLGDQTAFARFARKMIEDLGYGDQLGDDPDDTGDQDDATDTEAEDQPEEQDTPDSTGQDEQSDENSEEDSAAQDSAQADAALDQDASDEMSDDADMPEGEAPLDPPPPPPHSEASAEYKVFSTAFDEEIRAEDLADPVELERLRAYLDQQLEPLKGAVSRLANKLQRRLQAQQNRSWLFDLEEGILDAGRLARVVANPTTPLSFKQEKDTEFRDTVVTLLLDNSGSMRGRPISIAAICADVLARTLERCNVKVEILGFTTRAWKGGQSRERWLGEGRSAQPGRLNDLRHIIYKQADAPWRRVRPNLGLMMKEGLLKENIDGEALEWAHRRMLARPEARKILMVISDGAPVDDSTLSVNAANYLERHLRDVIALVERRRAVELLAIGIGHDVTRYYERAVTITDVEQLAGAMTEQLAALFDKDPRARARFSGIKRAM from the coding sequence ATGAACCGCACCGACAACCCCGCCGACCCGTTCAAAAAAGCGCTGTCAGACGCGACACGCACAATGGCCGATCAGCGCGAAATGACGGTCACCTATTCGGTGGACCCCCCCGGCGTTAGTGGCGACACCATGCGCCTGCCACAGGTCACACGCCGCATGACGCGCGAAGAAGTGTTGCTGGCGCGCGGCACCGCCGACACGCTGGCCTTGCGGCTGCGCTTTCATGATGATGCCACGCATACACGCTATCTGCCCGAAGGCCAGATGGCGCGCGACCTGTATCAGGCGATGGAAGATGCGCGTTGCGAAGCGGTTGGTGCGCGCCACATGCCCGGCACGGCCAAGAATATCGATGCACGCATTTCGCATGACGCCACGCGCAAGGGCTATGCCCAGATCCGCGACCGTCAGGATGCCCCCTTGCCCGTGGCTGCAAGCTACATGATCCGCGAACTGGCCACGGGCCGCACCTTGCCCCAAGGGGCGGATCAGGTGCTTAATCTGTGGCGCGGTTTCATCGAGGAACGCGCGGGGGGCACGCTGGACGGGCTGGAGAGCGTTTTGGGCGACCAGACGGCATTCGCCCGTTTTGCCCGCAAGATGATCGAAGATCTGGGCTATGGCGACCAGCTTGGCGATGATCCCGACGATACCGGCGATCAGGATGACGCCACAGACACCGAGGCCGAGGACCAGCCTGAAGAACAGGACACCCCCGACAGCACCGGACAGGACGAGCAATCCGACGAGAACAGCGAAGAAGACAGCGCCGCGCAGGACAGCGCACAGGCAGATGCAGCCCTTGATCAGGACGCCAGCGATGAGATGTCGGACGACGCCGACATGCCCGAAGGCGAAGCGCCGCTTGATCCGCCACCGCCCCCCCCACATTCGGAAGCAAGCGCCGAATACAAGGTGTTCAGCACCGCATTTGATGAAGAAATCCGTGCCGAGGATCTGGCCGATCCGGTAGAACTGGAACGCCTGCGCGCCTATCTGGACCAACAGCTGGAACCCCTGAAGGGGGCTGTGTCACGGCTGGCCAACAAGTTGCAGCGCCGCCTTCAGGCACAGCAAAACCGGTCATGGCTGTTTGATCTGGAAGAAGGTATCCTTGATGCGGGCCGCCTGGCGCGGGTTGTCGCAAACCCAACCACGCCCCTGTCGTTCAAGCAGGAAAAAGACACGGAATTCCGCGATACTGTGGTGACATTGCTGCTGGACAATTCGGGGTCGATGCGCGGTCGTCCCATCTCGATCGCGGCTATTTGCGCCGATGTTCTGGCCCGCACGCTGGAGCGGTGCAACGTGAAGGTCGAAATTCTGGGCTTCACAACCCGCGCCTGGAAAGGCGGGCAGTCGCGTGAACGCTGGCTGGGCGAAGGGCGCAGCGCGCAACCCGGCCGCCTGAATGATCTGCGCCACATCATCTACAAACAGGCCGACGCGCCGTGGCGGCGTGTGCGCCCCAATCTGGGCCTGATGATGAAAGAAGGGCTGCTGAAGGAAAACATTGATGGCGAGGCACTTGAATGGGCACACCGGCGCATGTTGGCCCGCCCCGAGGCCCGCAAAATCCTGATGGTCATTTCCGATGGCGCGCCGGTGGACGATTCAACCCTGTCGGTGAATGCGGCCAATTATCTGGAACGGCATCTGCGCGATGTCATTGCGCTGGTCGAACGCCGTCGCGCGGTGGAACTGCTGGCAATCGGGATCGGGCATGATGTGACGCGCTATTATGAACGCGCCGTCACCATCACCGATGTCGAACAGCTGGCGGGTGCGATGACCGAACAACTGGCAGCCCTTTTTGACAAAGATCCGCGCGCCCGCGCCAGATTCAGCGGCATCAAACGCGCGATGTAG
- a CDS encoding acetolactate synthase 3 large subunit encodes MTRQMTGARMVVQALKDQGVEVVFGYPGGAVLPIYDEVFQQNDIRHILVRHEQGAIHAAEGYARSTGKPGVILVTSGPGATNVVTGIVDALMDSIPIVVLSGQVPTFMIGSDAFQEGDTVGITRPCTKMNWLVKETDKLAETIHQAFHVATTGRPGPVLVDIPKDVQFATGTYVEKPKAKIDHYKPRVKGDVDAITRLVEMIETAEKPVFYTGGGVINSGPAASQLLRELTEATGFPVTSTLMGLGAYPASGKSWLGMLGMHGTYEANWVMHDCDLMINIGARFDDRITGRLNAFSPNSKKAHIDIDPSSINKVITVDVPIVGDVGHVLEDLLNIWKARGRKVNREALGRWWKQIEEWKSIDCLAYKPSSGSIRPQHAIARLEALTKGMDRYITTEVGQHQMWAAQYLGFEDPNRWMTSGGLGTMGYGLPASVGVQIAHPDALVINVAGEASWLMNMQEMGTAMQYRAPVKQFILNNERLGMVRQWQELLHGERYSSSWSEALPDFVKLADAFGCKGIRCDNEADLDDAIREMLAYDGPVIFDCLVEKHENCFPMIPSGNAHNEMILGDVDTQGVIGASGAVLV; translated from the coding sequence ATGACACGTCAGATGACCGGAGCCAGAATGGTAGTGCAAGCCCTGAAGGATCAGGGGGTGGAAGTGGTATTCGGCTATCCCGGCGGTGCTGTGCTACCCATCTATGACGAAGTATTCCAGCAAAACGACATTCGCCACATTCTGGTGCGCCATGAACAGGGCGCGATCCATGCGGCAGAAGGGTATGCGCGCTCCACGGGCAAGCCGGGTGTCATTCTGGTGACATCCGGTCCCGGTGCAACCAATGTTGTCACCGGCATTGTTGATGCGCTGATGGATTCAATCCCGATTGTCGTTTTGTCAGGGCAGGTGCCCACGTTCATGATCGGCTCTGACGCCTTTCAGGAAGGTGACACAGTGGGGATTACGCGCCCCTGCACCAAGATGAACTGGCTGGTCAAGGAAACCGACAAGCTTGCGGAAACCATTCATCAGGCGTTTCATGTGGCAACGACCGGCCGTCCCGGTCCGGTTCTGGTGGACATCCCCAAGGATGTGCAATTTGCCACCGGCACATATGTTGAAAAGCCGAAAGCCAAGATCGACCATTACAAACCGCGTGTGAAGGGCGATGTTGACGCAATCACGCGATTGGTGGAAATGATCGAAACTGCCGAAAAGCCCGTGTTTTACACGGGCGGCGGGGTCATCAACTCCGGCCCCGCAGCCAGCCAGCTTTTGCGCGAACTGACCGAAGCCACCGGCTTTCCTGTCACCTCAACCTTGATGGGGCTGGGGGCGTATCCGGCATCGGGCAAATCATGGTTGGGCATGCTGGGCATGCATGGCACATATGAAGCCAACTGGGTGATGCATGATTGCGACCTGATGATCAACATAGGCGCGCGGTTTGACGACCGCATCACGGGGCGGCTGAACGCGTTTAGCCCCAATTCGAAAAAGGCGCATATCGACATTGACCCGTCATCCATCAACAAGGTGATCACCGTTGATGTGCCGATTGTAGGCGACGTCGGCCATGTGCTGGAAGATCTGCTGAACATCTGGAAAGCGCGGGGCCGCAAGGTCAACCGCGAGGCGCTGGGCCGCTGGTGGAAACAGATCGAGGAATGGAAATCGATTGATTGTCTGGCCTATAAGCCGTCCAGTGGCAGCATCCGGCCCCAACACGCGATTGCCCGCCTTGAAGCGCTGACCAAGGGCATGGACCGCTACATCACCACCGAAGTGGGCCAGCACCAGATGTGGGCCGCGCAATATCTGGGGTTCGAAGATCCCAATCGCTGGATGACATCGGGCGGGCTTGGCACAATGGGCTACGGTCTGCCCGCATCCGTGGGCGTGCAGATCGCGCACCCTGATGCGTTGGTCATCAATGTCGCGGGCGAGGCATCTTGGCTGATGAACATGCAGGAAATGGGCACGGCCATGCAATACCGCGCCCCCGTCAAGCAGTTCATCCTGAACAATGAACGCCTTGGCATGGTGCGCCAGTGGCAGGAATTGCTGCATGGCGAACGCTATTCCAGTTCATGGTCCGAAGCGCTGCCCGATTTCGTGAAACTGGCTGATGCATTTGGCTGCAAGGGCATCCGCTGCGATAACGAGGCCGATCTGGACGACGCCATCCGCGAAATGCTGGCCTATGACGGGCCGGTGATTTTCGATTGTCTGGTGGAAAAGCACGAAAACTGCTTCCCGATGATCCCGTCGGGCAATGCACATAATGAAATGATTCTGGGCGACGTGGATACGCAAGGCGTTATCGGCGCGTCGGGCGCGGTGTTGGTGTAA
- a CDS encoding ATP-binding protein — protein MSEQNNNDLVASLMSALPQPVLLVDDSGIVTAANSAALDLFGARIQGAPLRAHLRQPEVTAMLEHALSGADGGQANFTATGVAVETIWQVTARRMAGRGLVISLRDVSDIEAASAQRRDFVANVSHELRSPLTVLAGFIETLQGPAGDDPTARAEFLGIMSDQAARMTGLVADLLSLSRVEAVAKIRPRAPVAVDAVLHATLAALRPRITAAGMEVVCDLPPDLPQVPGDHDQLVQVFSNLIENAVKYGSSGGRVEIDARVFADMHGFDGPVLQVNVRDFGEGIDPVYIPRLTERFYRVDKGRARDSGGTGLGLAIVKHIMSRHRGRLVIESSVGAGVRAGVILPVR, from the coding sequence ATGAGTGAGCAGAACAACAACGATCTGGTAGCTTCGCTGATGTCGGCCCTGCCGCAGCCGGTTCTGCTGGTGGATGACAGCGGCATTGTCACGGCGGCCAATTCTGCCGCGCTCGATCTGTTTGGCGCCCGCATTCAGGGCGCGCCGTTGCGCGCGCATTTGCGCCAGCCCGAAGTGACAGCCATGCTGGAACACGCCTTGTCCGGTGCCGATGGCGGGCAGGCCAATTTCACCGCCACCGGCGTTGCCGTCGAAACCATTTGGCAAGTCACCGCGCGGCGGATGGCAGGGCGCGGTCTGGTCATCAGCCTGCGCGATGTGTCCGACATTGAAGCGGCAAGTGCGCAAAGGCGTGATTTTGTGGCAAATGTCAGCCATGAATTGCGCTCTCCCCTGACGGTGCTTGCGGGGTTTATCGAAACGCTTCAGGGGCCTGCGGGCGATGATCCGACTGCCCGCGCAGAATTTCTGGGCATCATGTCCGATCAGGCGGCGCGCATGACGGGGCTGGTGGCGGACCTGTTGTCGCTGTCGCGGGTGGAAGCGGTGGCAAAAATACGCCCGCGCGCCCCCGTGGCTGTCGATGCGGTCCTGCATGCCACATTGGCGGCGCTGCGCCCACGCATCACCGCCGCCGGGATGGAGGTGGTCTGCGATCTGCCACCGGACTTGCCGCAGGTTCCGGGGGATCATGACCAGCTTGTGCAGGTCTTCAGCAACCTGATCGAGAATGCGGTGAAATATGGCAGCAGTGGCGGGCGGGTCGAGATTGATGCGCGTGTCTTCGCTGACATGCACGGTTTCGACGGGCCGGTATTGCAAGTGAATGTGCGTGATTTTGGCGAAGGGATTGATCCGGTTTATATTCCGCGTCTGACTGAACGCTTCTACAGGGTCGACAAGGGGCGCGCGCGCGACAGCGGTGGCACCGGACTTGGGCTTGCGATCGTCAAGCACATCATGTCGCGCCATCGCGGGCGTCTGGTCATTGAAAGCAGTGTTGGCGCTGGGGTGCGTGCCGGTGTTATTCTGCCTGTGCGGTGA
- a CDS encoding transferrin-binding protein-like solute binding protein, which translates to MTYNAAGRGSGARVDFHNGPMVGVSVQCDRAGGGATVHECAATNAQSAYLVNELSGVHSYTGAFAVNGYGVAQDQNGFVAIHSGPGASDPVRLPGAAVTYTGQFQSGASLISGGNRFAGRATGSVVLDADFAAGQLSGQFNGTLRDDATGLTTGLNAGFQNAAVDPNARFFNTADTTFSYGGKQAWGELDGAFYGPNAEEAAGTFGFGNALGGMSGVMIGCSEYTGTNCIAPTPRF; encoded by the coding sequence ATGACATATAACGCCGCGGGGCGCGGCAGCGGGGCGCGCGTGGATTTTCACAACGGCCCGATGGTTGGTGTCAGCGTTCAGTGCGACCGCGCGGGCGGTGGTGCGACAGTGCATGAATGTGCCGCAACAAATGCCCAAAGCGCCTATCTGGTCAATGAACTAAGTGGCGTTCATTCCTATACAGGCGCGTTCGCCGTCAACGGTTATGGCGTGGCTCAGGATCAGAACGGGTTTGTTGCAATTCATTCCGGTCCGGGCGCGTCCGATCCTGTGCGATTGCCTGGTGCTGCTGTCACTTACACGGGGCAATTCCAGTCGGGCGCCAGCCTGATCAGTGGCGGCAACCGTTTTGCCGGACGGGCCACCGGAAGCGTTGTCTTGGATGCAGATTTTGCCGCAGGCCAGTTGTCCGGCCAGTTCAACGGCACGTTGCGCGATGATGCGACCGGCCTGACAACCGGACTGAACGCAGGCTTCCAGAACGCAGCGGTGGACCCGAATGCGCGCTTTTTCAACACCGCCGACACAACCTTCTCCTATGGCGGGAAGCAGGCTTGGGGCGAATTGGACGGCGCGTTCTACGGGCCAAATGCCGAAGAAGCCGCAGGCACATTCGGCTTTGGCAACGCACTGGGCGGCATGAGCGGGGTTATGATCGGCTGTTCGGAATACACCGGGACCAATTGTATCGCGCCAACCCCCAGATTCTGA
- a CDS encoding permease, protein MSDHSLPQPGPVAAFGVHVWRKQRPWLAFALVLLAVALLDPAQVWASVDKVAGALVSIAPFLTVSILIAAWAGATGADNLIARAFTGAPAMMIMMGALAGGLSPFCSCGVIPLIAALLAIGVPLAPVMAFWLASPLMDPSMFVLTAGVLGLEFAIAKTLIAVGMGVMGGTIVHLVMRAGGLTDPLREGIGNGGCGGAKVRAPTAPVWRFWQDPTRLTKFRLEGTLTFLFLLKWMSLAFLLESLMLAYVPAELVTQTLGGNGLAPIAIATFVGVPAYFNGYAALPLIGTLMEQGMQAGAGMAFLIAGGVTSLPAAIAVWALVRFRVFALYIAISLGGAFTTGLMFHIWTML, encoded by the coding sequence ATGAGCGACCACTCCCTTCCGCAGCCCGGTCCTGTCGCGGCATTCGGCGTGCATGTCTGGCGCAAACAGCGCCCGTGGCTGGCATTTGCCCTTGTCCTTTTGGCAGTGGCATTGCTTGACCCTGCGCAGGTCTGGGCCTCGGTGGACAAGGTCGCGGGCGCGCTGGTGTCCATCGCACCATTTCTGACTGTGTCCATCCTGATCGCGGCATGGGCGGGGGCTACGGGCGCGGACAACCTGATTGCGCGTGCCTTTACGGGTGCGCCTGCGATGATGATCATGATGGGCGCGCTGGCGGGCGGGTTGTCGCCCTTCTGCTCTTGCGGGGTGATCCCGCTGATTGCGGCGCTTCTTGCGATTGGCGTGCCACTGGCGCCGGTTATGGCGTTCTGGCTTGCCTCTCCCTTGATGGACCCGTCCATGTTCGTGCTGACCGCGGGCGTTTTGGGGCTGGAATTCGCCATCGCCAAAACGCTGATTGCCGTGGGCATGGGGGTCATGGGCGGCACAATCGTGCATCTGGTCATGCGCGCGGGCGGATTGACTGACCCCTTGCGCGAAGGTATTGGCAATGGCGGCTGTGGTGGCGCGAAAGTGCGCGCGCCAACAGCCCCGGTCTGGCGTTTCTGGCAAGACCCCACACGCCTGACCAAATTCCGCCTAGAGGGCACACTGACCTTCCTGTTCTTGCTGAAATGGATGTCTTTGGCGTTTCTGCTTGAAAGCCTGATGCTGGCCTATGTGCCTGCCGAACTGGTCACCCAGACCTTGGGCGGCAACGGCCTTGCGCCCATCGCCATCGCGACATTTGTTGGCGTGCCTGCGTATTTCAACGGTTATGCAGCGCTGCCATTGATTGGCACCTTGATGGAACAGGGTATGCAGGCCGGTGCGGGCATGGCCTTCCTGATCGCAGGCGGCGTGACATCGCTGCCGGCGGCCATCGCGGTCTGGGCGCTGGTGCGGTTTCGTGTGTTCGCCCTGTATATCGCAATTTCGTTGGGCGGGGCATTCACAACCGGATTGATGTTCCACATCTGGACGATGCTGTGA
- the ilvN gene encoding acetolactate synthase small subunit gives MSPLQIKKGSSKHSAYDLRDPNAEMIETHTLAVSVDNESGVLARVIGLFSARGYNIDSLTVAEVDHLGHRSRITVVTSGTPQVITQIKAQLERMVVVHEVHDLTVEGPSVQRELALFKVQGKGEHRIEALRLAEIFRANVVDSTLESFIFEMTGTPEKVDAFAVLMQPLGLTEVARTGVAALARGTK, from the coding sequence ATGTCCCCCCTACAAATCAAAAAAGGCTCGTCCAAGCATTCCGCCTATGACCTGCGCGACCCGAATGCGGAAATGATCGAAACCCACACGCTTGCGGTCAGTGTCGACAATGAATCGGGTGTGCTGGCCCGTGTCATCGGGCTGTTTTCGGCGCGCGGCTACAATATCGACAGCCTGACCGTGGCCGAGGTGGACCATCTGGGCCACCGTTCGCGCATTACGGTCGTCACATCCGGCACGCCGCAGGTGATAACCCAGATCAAGGCGCAGCTGGAACGCATGGTCGTTGTGCATGAAGTGCATGACCTGACCGTTGAAGGCCCGTCCGTGCAGCGTGAATTGGCGTTGTTCAAGGTGCAGGGCAAGGGCGAACACCGGATCGAAGCGCTGCGGCTGGCCGAAATCTTCCGCGCCAATGTGGTCGATTCCACGCTGGAAAGTTTCATCTTTGAAATGACCGGCACACCGGAAAAGGTGGATGCCTTCGCGGTGCTGATGCAGCCCTTGGGGCTGACGGAAGTGGCGCGCACAGGTGTCGCGGCCTTGGCGCGTGGGACAAAATAG
- a CDS encoding helix-turn-helix transcriptional regulator, which yields MNTETESSAAALAALGHPARLMVFRLLVQAGPAGLLVGEIAEHLEMPLSTLAHHLRSLKQAGLITQARKGREVETRADTESLRNVLDFLMSECCKGVPALTRAP from the coding sequence ATGAACACAGAAACAGAATCTTCAGCGGCAGCACTGGCCGCACTTGGGCATCCCGCGCGCCTGATGGTGTTTCGCCTGTTGGTGCAGGCCGGACCAGCAGGCTTGTTGGTGGGCGAAATAGCCGAGCATCTGGAAATGCCGCTCTCTACCCTTGCGCATCATTTGCGCAGCCTGAAACAGGCGGGGCTGATCACGCAAGCCCGAAAGGGCCGCGAAGTGGAAACGCGTGCAGATACCGAAAGCCTGCGCAACGTGCTGGATTTCCTGATGAGTGAATGCTGCAAGGGCGTGCCCGCCTTGACGCGCGCCCCCTAA
- a CDS encoding NADPH-dependent FMN reductase encodes MSVTPRIAVILGSTRDSRFGETPAKWILERAQARDGWDVEYLDLKDFDLPLFNEVASNAWAPSEDTKAKAWQEKIGQFDAFIFVTPEYNRSITGALKNALDQAYVEWNRKAFGIVSYGSVGGTRAAEHLRTIGIELQMVSTRSAVHIGGSDFFAVHPLGGQSKPISEIEGSIGGSADAMLDELDWWTRATMAARS; translated from the coding sequence ATGTCCGTAACACCTCGTATCGCTGTCATTCTGGGCAGCACCCGCGACTCCCGCTTCGGCGAAACCCCCGCAAAATGGATTTTGGAACGTGCACAAGCGCGTGACGGCTGGGATGTCGAGTATCTCGACCTGAAGGATTTCGACCTTCCCTTGTTCAACGAAGTCGCATCGAACGCATGGGCCCCGTCTGAGGACACAAAAGCCAAGGCGTGGCAGGAAAAAATCGGCCAATTTGACGCATTCATCTTCGTGACGCCGGAATACAACCGCTCCATCACCGGCGCGCTGAAAAACGCGCTGGATCAGGCCTATGTCGAGTGGAACCGCAAGGCGTTCGGGATTGTCAGCTACGGGTCTGTCGGTGGCACGCGCGCGGCGGAACACCTGCGCACCATCGGCATTGAACTGCAAATGGTGTCCACCCGTTCGGCTGTGCATATCGGCGGCAGCGACTTTTTCGCGGTCCACCCGTTGGGCGGGCAATCCAAGCCGATATCAGAAATTGAAGGGTCTATTGGCGGGTCTGCCGATGCGATGCTGGATGAATTGGACTGGTGGACGCGCGCAACGATGGCGGCACGCAGCTAA
- the phoB gene encoding phosphate regulon transcriptional regulator PhoB has protein sequence MSDAATPLILIVDDEPAQLALLSYNLKAAGFRIATAKDGEEAVLAVAEQGPDVVLLDWMLPRLSGLEACRQIKASAEGRDAAVIMVSARSEESDRVRGLDTGADDYIVKPYSVAELVARVRANLRRLRPVASGQALEYGDIRLDPDSYRVTRGGVAVHLGPTEFRLLGAFMERPGKVWTREALLDRVWGRDIYIDTRTVDVHVGRLRKTLCTTGHPDPIRTVRGAGYAMGG, from the coding sequence ATGTCTGACGCCGCCACGCCGCTGATCCTGATTGTCGATGACGAACCCGCGCAGCTGGCGCTGTTAAGCTATAACCTGAAGGCGGCGGGGTTTCGCATCGCGACCGCCAAGGATGGCGAGGAAGCGGTTCTTGCCGTGGCCGAGCAAGGCCCCGATGTGGTGTTGCTGGACTGGATGCTGCCGCGCCTGTCGGGGCTGGAAGCCTGCCGCCAGATCAAGGCCAGCGCGGAAGGGCGCGATGCGGCGGTGATCATGGTATCGGCCCGGTCGGAAGAAAGCGACCGCGTGCGCGGCCTGGATACCGGCGCGGATGATTACATTGTCAAACCCTATTCGGTGGCCGAACTGGTGGCACGGGTGCGCGCCAATCTGCGCCGCCTGCGGCCTGTGGCCAGCGGGCAGGCGCTGGAATATGGCGACATCCGGCTGGACCCCGACAGCTACCGCGTGACGCGCGGCGGGGTTGCGGTGCATCTGGGTCCGACGGAATTCCGGCTGCTGGGGGCGTTTATGGAACGCCCCGGCAAGGTCTGGACCCGAGAGGCGCTGCTGGACCGCGTCTGGGGGCGCGACATCTATATCGACACGCGCACGGTGGATGTGCATGTGGGCCGGCTGCGCAAAACCCTGTGCACCACAGGCCACCCCGACCCCATCCGCACCGTCCGCGGCGCAGGCTACGCTATGGGCGGATAA